Below is a genomic region from Enterobacteriaceae bacterium ESL0689.
TTATTACCGCGACCACCGCACAAAGTGCTGACGATAATTTTGCCGATACTACACCGGTTGACTACGCCGAGTGGATAGAACACGAACAGCTTTTTGGCTGTGTACGCCAGTTTAATGGTGAAATATCCCTGCAACCGGGACTGGTTCATCGTACCAATGGCGGCATACTTATCCTTTCTCTTCGCACGTTACTTACTCAGCCTTTGCTGTGGCTACGTCTGAAGAACATGATGGCCTGCCAGCGTTTTGACTGGCTATCTCCCGATGAATCCCGTCCTCTGCCGGTAACGATCCCCTCTATGCCCCTTAACCTGAAGGTTATTCTGGTTGGGGAACGGGAGTCACTGGCTGATTTTCAGGAGCAGGAGCCCGAACTCTTTGCTCAGGCCATTTATAGTGAATATGAAGAGAGTCTGCACATCGTCAATGAAGGTACACTCAAACAGTGGTGTCAGTGGGTGACGCAAAATGCGCGACAACTTGAGTTACCGGAACTCGCCGCCGATGCCTGGCCTCTGCTGATCCATGAAGGCGCACGTTATACCGGCGATCAGACATTACTGCCACTCTGCCTGTTATGGATAGCTCGCCAGTTACGTGCTGCAGCAACTTTCTGCGAGGATAAGATAATCACGGCGGCAGCCATACGGCAGATGTTATCTCAGCGTGCATGGTGTGAAGGTTATCTCAGCGAACGCCTGCAGAATGAAATTCTGCAGCAGCAGATACGCATTGATACTGAAGGTCACTATGTTGGCCAGATTAATGCCTTGTCAGTCATTGAGTTTCCAGGCCATCCGCAAGCCACAGGCGAGCCAACCCGTATCAGTTGCGTCGTCCATGCGGGTGATGGTGAGGTCATCGATATTGAACGCAAAGCAGAATTAGGCGGCAATATTCATGCTAAAGGTATGATGATTATGCAGGCCTTTCTGATGTCCGGGCTGGATCCTGAACAGCAGTTCCCCTTTACGGTTTCGCTGACTTTTGAACAATCTTACAGTGAAATCGATGGTGATAGCGCCTCACTGGCTGAATTGTGCGCATTAATCAGCGCACTGGCGTGCGTCCCGATTGATCAGAGCATCGCAGTAACCGGCTCAGTCGATCAGTTTGGTCGTGTTCAGCCCGTCGGCGGCGTTAATGAGAAAATTGAAGGCTTCTTCGCCATTTGTCAGCAGCGGGGATTAACCGGTAAACAAGGCGTCATTATTCCTGCCGCCAATATCCAGCATCTGAGCCTGCCAACAGAATTGCAGCAAGCCGTGACAGATGAGCAGTTTTATATCTGGGCGGTGGAAGATGTCACTGAAGCATTACCGGTATTGACGCAGCGACAATGGGAAGGTGGCGAAGAACAAACATTACGGCAAATTATTCACGAGCGGATGACTCAGATGACGCAACAGGAAGGGCGTCATCGTTTACCGTGGCCGCTACGCTGGTTAGCAGGGTTAGTTTCACACTGATCGGACTTGTTCCGCTTATCTGTATTCACTATCCTGCGTTGCGAACTTAACACAAGGTTTACTAAAAATATGGTAGAAAAACGCGAATCCTATACAAAAGAAGAACTACTTGCCTCAGGTCGTGGTGAGTTATTCGGTGCTAAGGGGCCACAATTACCGGCACCGAATATGCTCATGATGGATCG
It encodes:
- a CDS encoding Lon protease family protein, which produces MTITTLTRKDLAPDTASYQLLFTQADLTDTAFSFSRDLQPRLFYALKQLLMEKSVAPFMLIKAPEEAQYLQWLTEETRRLYQPAVPFCGVNYQVNGGVITATTAQSADDNFADTTPVDYAEWIEHEQLFGCVRQFNGEISLQPGLVHRTNGGILILSLRTLLTQPLLWLRLKNMMACQRFDWLSPDESRPLPVTIPSMPLNLKVILVGERESLADFQEQEPELFAQAIYSEYEESLHIVNEGTLKQWCQWVTQNARQLELPELAADAWPLLIHEGARYTGDQTLLPLCLLWIARQLRAAATFCEDKIITAAAIRQMLSQRAWCEGYLSERLQNEILQQQIRIDTEGHYVGQINALSVIEFPGHPQATGEPTRISCVVHAGDGEVIDIERKAELGGNIHAKGMMIMQAFLMSGLDPEQQFPFTVSLTFEQSYSEIDGDSASLAELCALISALACVPIDQSIAVTGSVDQFGRVQPVGGVNEKIEGFFAICQQRGLTGKQGVIIPAANIQHLSLPTELQQAVTDEQFYIWAVEDVTEALPVLTQRQWEGGEEQTLRQIIHERMTQMTQQEGRHRLPWPLRWLAGLVSH